A DNA window from Rhipicephalus sanguineus isolate Rsan-2018 chromosome 8, BIME_Rsan_1.4, whole genome shotgun sequence contains the following coding sequences:
- the LOC119403654 gene encoding mucin-7-like: MLSSEIVYRHSLDNGGGQGPPVSISAISTAGAVRTRKGPFSQSDPAPADPALLLSTGSIPETSIEGSSPSSTATSEGNTSPTSGLDTPRSSSPAVSTAASSATGSPPVPSPAASDVTGLPGTAEAPTPGTAKRATPPPPPPTTTVVDGGTKEQRSNHATVALPTQQASLLAPVKKGASASALPKRPSRPSCVLGQPPAEDRFPSIPSAGAPSGTLLWPPLVSIPRPKPKRVHKPAPTTAQAQTPTVTHLDTVLFRPTERKASLRTATQEAISASLAPIDGVLRVRVDFRRNVVAADVALGTPLATLLAIADICGIPVRAKKATTNT; the protein is encoded by the coding sequence ATGCTGTCCTCCGAGATTGTCTACCGGCACTCGTTGGACAATGGCGGAGGCCAAGGgccaccagtttcgatttcagcgatctcaACTGCAGGTGCTGTTCGGACCCGAAAAGGCCCATTCTCTCAAAGTGATCCTGCACCTGCAGATCCAGCGCTCCTTCTGAGTACTGGCAGCATTCCTGAGACAAGCATCGAAGGGTCATCGCCCTCGTCCACCGCAACTTCGGAGGGAAACACGTCCCCCACCTCGGGCCTTGACACACCACGTTCCTCCTCTCCCGCCGTCTCCACAGCGGCGAGCAGCGCAACAGGTTCCCCGCCTGTCCCTTCCCCTGCGGCCTCTGACGTCACTGGGTTACCAGGAACAGCCGAAGCGCCCACTCCCGGCACAGCCAAGAGAGcaacccctcctcctccccctccgaCCACGACTGTCGTCGATGGAGGGACAAAGGAGCAGCGCAGCAATCATGCCACTGTTGCCCTCCCCACACAGCAGGCATCTCTCCTGGCGCCTGTGAAAAAGGGTGCTTCCGCAAGCGCGCTCCCCAAGCGTCCCTCTCGGCCAAGTTGTGTATTGGGCCAGCCACCAGCCGAGGACCGCTTCCCTTCCATCCCATCTGCAGGAGCCCCAAGCGGAACACTACTATGGCCACCGCTCGTCTCAATCCCGCGGCCCAAACCCAAGCGTGTTCACAAACCCGCCCCAACCACTGCACAAGCACAGACTCCTACTGTCACACATTTGGACACAGTCCTCTTTCGCCCTACTGAGAGGAAGGCATCCTTGCGGACTGCCACGCAGGAAGCCATCTCTGCCTCTCTTGCTCCCATTGATGGAGTTCTGCGTGTGCGAGTTGACTTTCGGCGCAATGTGGTCGCGGCCGACGTTGCTCTGGGCACACCTCTCGCCACCCTCCTAGCCATTGCCGACATCTGCGGCATCCCAGTGCGAGCAAAGAAGGCGACCACCAATACCTAG